One region of Cheilinus undulatus linkage group 4, ASM1832078v1, whole genome shotgun sequence genomic DNA includes:
- the kif16ba gene encoding kinesin-like protein KIF16B isoform X4: MASVRVAVRVRPMNRREKDLTAKCIIHMEGTKTSITNLKLPEGIGGDSMRDRTKTFTYDFSYDSTDCKSSTFVSQEKVFKDLGSDVLKAAFEGYNACVFAYGQTGSGKSYTMMGNPGDAGLIPRICEGLFSRVNEATRWDEASFRTEVSYLEIYNERVRDLLRRKSTQTYNLRVREHPKDGPYVEDLSKHLVQNYSDVEELMEAGNINRTTASTGMNDVSSRSHAIFTINFTQAKFDAEMPSETVSKIHLVDLAGSERADATGATGVRLKEGGNINKSLVTLGNVISSLADMTQDGGNTNLKKKSVFVPYRDSVLTWLLKDSLGGNSKTIMIATVSPADVNYGETLSTLRYANRAKNIINKPTINEDSNVRLIRELRAEIARLKALLVQGNQIALLDSPTALSMEEKLHQNEARVLELTKEWTNKWNETQNILKEETLALRKEGIGVVLDSELPHLIGIDDDLLSTGIILYHLKEGRTYVGREDASTEQDIILHGLDLESEHCMFENQNGTVTLVPLGGAQCSVNGVQVTEPSQLNQGAVILLGRTNMFRFNHPKEAAKLREKRKSGLLSTFSLSMTDLSKSCENLSTVMLYNPGLEFERQQREELEKLELKRRLIKEMEAKHQSEKAELERLQQEVESQRKESEEVRQQILRQEENLRRRSQDIESRLRDFLAEKERFEEERRLEIQGTDFQRRNPLQEVESEEEEEQRRQQEAAEQTEIYRELEKLKREREEQKVRLETERRRLEEQEREQLSLVGRLEEQLREKHEAASTLLTREDARRLEEERRALAEIREALLRAKEAGERPGVEDAGEEARSAQARYTGFKEAQVEELNQLEEGLRQQRERLEKEVAAERNTLLLLAHSLKERQQQLKEAQEKGAQDASAVCQEEQLVKQAEHRLQFKERQLASVADGVLPALAEEKQRAVEVLERSGGGRNGNCDSPLGLDNTLYQVEKELEEKEEKLNLHWQGAQQLQQLQETYEFTANVARQEEKVRRKEKEILESKEKQQREAMEQAVARLERRHSALRRSVSLEPDNDEQRHKSSTSRNQRPGADLDQQRVEREIQKLRKRISEGEDNRSHSISNDEKTSHNSSPVSHIQSLNTLLPLSDDRINAYIEEEVQRRLRKMNLLNGSSSTMDLSLSCESLRDDEKLQNINPRRLKYERAPGMWSSFLPASELEADTILHISENVFGEPENDLIKPRGEEKHKSIAYVWLEREKKPPKDDDINKWLQETVGVRQEEEERGVYEHDGANVWEHKFCSSLANTSDENKNITNKSRNDSGYGVIDDEKMVEIRATELCRNGHLDSYLRENVRQQAHGPRVAQEAELANDHPSESQNSATGSSDGESSKFQNFFSGVPKNQSFESKNLPTSLVNDWWSKSQNWVIGLAKNQLSKSLNSLTGLSDEQLSESQNPATCPCSDLTSKSQNSVPGLADDKLSKSQNSATGPSSYLSLKSQNSATGSSNCQPSKSQNVISGVPKDQSFESKNLSTSLANDWWSKSQNWVIGLAKNQLSKSLNSLTGLSDEQLSEYQNPATCPCSDPSPESQNCATGPDNDPLSKYWSSITGPANDQSPTSQNSFIGFLKSMQNPKEGIQSQLKEVLDIAVEKGVASSSYTLGYVTGKLSDAYKDAGRRLQGTRDIIQNVGVDEMKDVLSQYVTMMSKDLPLINRMQLKPKPEPCIPSETKATLVDPADHTRSPSLSSVMPTIPGVSGWPEGSVSSLKNTSPEVFYQRLVQLPPALSHLQSLPSEKILEKLEYLAPGMEIKKLLSIFWIKTANKKQPNSKPGCLLLSEHDLVVVSSETTLDDSLSVFHHFNLQEIKKVQISLAGQHARLSGCTEDSVLVIYTHSKELTQEFCKALLKILSPEKFSEGTEHHPLLSADLMALSLDWTSNVPDIVLDNGFHITSRFKRVLADLLYIIHGNMDGPGKPSLANICPLLYTSVKIMNSTHVRQDTIFQFLLSDTHIALLREDGVFHPAPRGSSLVPSQPQFQGLELRRRSDIKCVLVRQKDDWLTIEISFMTLKLQAQEMMIYTRQGPPEMPSVAHQGGRCDSWKLSFGCTSEAVILINHLCT; the protein is encoded by the exons GGAGAAGGACCTGACTGCAAAATGCATCATCCACATGGAAGGAACCAAAACCAGCATCACCAACCTGAAG CTCCCTGAAGGCATCGGGGGAGATTCAATGAGGGATCGAACGAAAACTTTTACGTACGACTTCTCGTATGACTCCACGGACTGTAAGAGCTCAACATTCGTCTCCCAGGAAAAG GTTTTCAAAGATTTGGGCTCAGACGTGCTGAAGGCGGCATTCGAGGGCTACAACGCCTGCGTCTTTGCCTACGGACAAACCGGCTCGGGGAAGTCCTACACCATGATGGGAAATCCT GGGGATGCAGGTTTGATCCCGAGGATCTGTGAAGGATTATTCAGCCGGGTCAACGAGGCGACTCGATGGGACGAAGCTTCATTCCGCACAGAAGTTAG ttactTGGAGATCTACAACGAGAGGGTGAGGGACCTGCTGAGGAGGAAGTCCACTCAGACCTACAACCTGAGAGTCAGGGAGCACCCCAAGGATGGGCCGTATGTGGAGG ACCTGTCCAAACACCTGGTACAGAACTACAGCGACGTGGAGGAGCTGATGGAGGCGGGAAACATCAACCGTACCACCGCCAGCACGGGCATGAATGACGTCAGCAGCCGCTCCCACGCCATCTTCACCATCAACTTCACACAG GCCAAGTTTGACGCGGAGATGCCCAGTGAGACAGTCAGTAAAATCCACCTGGTAGATCTCGCCGGCAGCGAGCGAGCGGACGCCACCGGAGCGACGGGCGTCCGCCTGAAGGAAGGAGGAAACATCAACAAGTCTCTGGTCACTCTGGGAAATGTCATCTCCTCACTGG CCGACATGACGCAGGACGGCGGGAACACCAACCTGAAGAAGAAGTCTGTGTTCGTCCCTTACAGAGACTCGGTGCTGACGTGGCTGCTCAAAGACAGCCTGGGCGGAAACTCCAAGACCATCATGATCGCCA CCGTCTCCCCCGCTGACGTGAACTACGGCGAGACGCTCAGCACACTGAGATACGCCAACCGAGCCAAGAACATCATCAACAAACCGACCATCAACGAGGACAGCAACGTCCGGCTGATCAGAGAGCTGAGGGCCGAGATCGCTCGCCTGAAAGCTCTACTGGTCCAAGGAAACCAG ATTGCTCTCCTGGATTCGCCCACGGCTCTGAGTATGGAGGAGAAACTGCACCAGAATGAAGCCAGA GTTCTGGAGCTGACTAAAGAGTGGACAAACAAATGGAACGAGACACAGAATATTCTCAAG GAGGAGACGCTTGCTCTGAGGAAAGAGGGGATCGGCGTGGTGTTGGACTCGGAGCTGCCTCACCTCATCGGCATCGACGACGACCTCCTCAGCACGGGGATCATCCTGTACCATTTAAAG GAGGGACGGACGTACGTGGGCAGAGAGGACGCGTCCACGGAGCAGGATATCA TCCTGCACGGTCTGGACCTGGAGAGTGAACACTGTATGTTTGAAAACCAGAATGGCACAGTGACGCTGGTCCCGCTGGGCGGAGCTCAGTGTTCAGTTAACGGAGTCCAGGTGACGGAGCCGTCGCAGCTCAACCAAG GTGCTGTTATTCTGCTTGGCCGGACAAACATGTTCCGCTTCAATCATCCAAAGGAAGCCGCAAAACTTAGGGAGAAAAGGAAG aGCGGTCTTCTCTCTACGTTCAGCCTCTCCATGACGGACCTCTCCAAGTCGTGTGAAAACCTTTCCACTGTGATGCTCTACAACCCGGG GTTGGAGTTTGAGAGACAGCAGCGAGAGGAGCTGGAGAAACTGGAGCTGAAGCG GAGGCTGATCAAGGAGATGGAGGCAAAGCATCAGAGCGAGAAGGCGGAGCTGGAGCGGCTGCAGCAGGAGGTGGAGAGTCAGCGGAAGGAGTCTGAGGAGGTAAGACAGCAGATCCTTCGTCAAGAGGAGAACCTCCGCCGCCGCAGCCAGGACATCGAGAGCCGTCTGCGTGACTTCCTGGCCGAGAAGGAGCGATTTGAGGAGGAGAGACGCTTGGAGATCCAGGGGACGGACTTCCAGAGGAGGAACCCCCTGCAGGAGGTGGagtcagaggaagaggaggagcagcGGCGTCAGCAGGAGGCTGCAGAGCAGACGGAGATCTACAGAGAGCTGGAGAAGCTGAAGAGGGAGCGGGAGGAGCAGAAGGTCCGCTTAGAGACAGAGCGGCGGCGCTTGGAGGAGCAGGAGCGGGAGCAGCTGAGTCTGGTGGGGAGGCTGGAGGAGCAGCTGAGGGAGAAACACGAGGCCGCCTCCACCCTGCTGACCAGGGAGGATGCGCGCCGTCTGGAGGAGGAACGACGAGCTCTGGCTGAGATCAGAGAGGCGCTCCTCCGAGCCAAAGAGGCAGGGGAGCGGCCCGGCGTGGAGGACGCCGGGGAGGAGGCGAGATCCGCCCAGGCTCGGTACACGGGCTTCAAGGAGGCACAGGTGGAGGAGCTGAACCAGCTGGAGGAGGGGCTCCGGCAGCAGAGGGAGCGCCTGGAGAAGGAGGTGGCTGCTGAGCGTAACACCCTGCTGCTCCTTGCTCACAGCCTCAAAGAACGACAGCAGCAGCTAAAGGAGGCGCAGGAGAAAGGAGCGCAGGACGCTTCTGCCGTCTGCCAGGAAGAGCAGCTGGTCAAACAGGCGGAGCACAGGCTGCAGTTTAAGGAGCGCCAGCTGGCGAGCGTGGCAGATGGCGTCCTCCCCGCCCTGGCGGAGGAGAAGCAGAGAGCGGTTGAGGTTCTGGAGCGCAGTGGAGGAGGCAGGAACGGGAACTGTGACAGCCCGCTGGGGTTGGACAACACTCTATATCAAGTGGAgaaggagctggaggagaaggaggagaaacTGAACCTCCACTGGCAGGGTGCTCAGCAGCTCCAGCAGCTCCAGGAGACCTACGAGTTCACCGCCAACGTGGCAAGGCAGGAGGAGAAGGTCAGGAGGAAGGAGAAGGAGATCCTGGAGTCCAAGGAGAAGCAGCAGAGGGAGGCCATGGAGCAGGCGGTGGCTCGACTCGAGAGGAGGCACTCGGCTCTGAGACGCAGCGTCTCCCTGGAGCCCGACAACGATGAGCAGAGACACAAGAGCTCAACCAGCAGGAACCAGAGGCCGGGGGCAGACCTGGAccagcagag GGTTGAGCGGGAGATCCAGAAGCTGAGAAAGAGGATCAGTGAAGGAGAAGACAATAGAAGCCACTCCATCAGCAACGACGAGAAGACGAGTCACAACAGCTCCCCGGTCAGCCACATCCAGAGTCTGAACACACTGCTGCCACTCTCAGACGACCG GATAAATGCGTACATTGAAGAGGAGGTCCAGCGGAGGTTACGCAAGATGAATCTTCTGaacggcagcagcagcaccatgGATCTGTCTCTGTCCTGTGAATCCCTCCGG GATGATGAAAAGCTGCAGAACATAAATCCAAGGAGGCTGAAATACGAG AGAGCCCCAGGGATGTGGTCTAGCTTCCTGCCTGCCTCGGAGCTTGAAGCAGACACCATTCTTCACatctcagaaaatgtgtttggtGAGCCGGAGAATGACCTTATAAAGCCTCGGggagaagaaaaacataaatccATCGCTTATGTCTGGcttgagagagagaaaaagcctCCAAAAGATGATGACATTAACAAGTGGTTGCAAGAAACAGTGGGAGTtagacaagaagaagaagaaagaggggTTTATGAACATGATGGTGCCAATGTCTGGGAACACAAGTTTTGTTCCTCCTTAGCAAACACATCCGATGAAAACAAGAATATCACCAATAAATCAAGAAATGATTCAGGCTACGGTGTGATTGATGATGAGAAGATGGTTGAAATAAGGGCAACAGAGTTGTGTAGGAATGGACATTTGGATTCTTATTTAAGGGAAAATGTCAGACAACAAGCACATGGCCCAAGAGTGGCACAAGAAGCAGAACTCGCCAATGATCACCCATCAGAGTCCCAGAATTCTGCCACTGGTTCAAGCGATGGTGAGTCGTCAAAGTTCCAGAACTTCTTCTCTGGTGTTCCTAAGAATCAGTCATTTGAGTCAAAGAACTTGCCCACTTCTCTCGTCAATGACTGGTGGTCAAAGTCCCAGAATTGGGTCATTGGTCTTGCCAAGAATCAGCTGTCCAAGTCCCTGAACTCTCTCACTGGTCTGAGCGATGAGCAGTTGTCAGAATCCCAGAATCCTGCAACTTGTCCTTGCAGTGATCTAACATCAAAGTCCCAGAACTCTGTCCCTGGTCTTGCTGATGATAAGCTGTCAAAATCCCAGAATTCTGCCACTGGGCCTAGCAGTTATCTGTCATTAAAGTCCCAGAATTCTGCCACTGGTTCAAGCAATTGTCAGCCGTCAAAGTCCCAGAATGTCATCTCTGGTGTTCCTAAGGATCAGTCATTCGAGTCGAAGAACTTGTCCACTTCTCTTGCCAATGACTGGTGGTCAAAGTCCCAGAACTGGGTCATTGGTCTTGCCAAGAATCAGCTGTCCAAGTCCCTGAACTCTCTCACTGGTCTGAGCGATGAGCAGTTGTCAGAGTACCAGAATCCTGCAACTTGTCCTTGCAGTGATCCGTCACCAGAGTCCCAGAACTGTGCTACTGGTCCTGATAATGATCCTTTGTCAAAGTACTGGAGCTCGATAACTGGTCCGGCAAATGACCAGTCACCAACGTCCCAGAACTCTTTTATTGGTTTTCTAAAATCCATGCAAAATCCAAAGGAAGGTATTCAAAGTCAACTCAAGGAAGTTCTGGATATAGCAGTTGAGAAAGGAGTAGCCAGCAGTAGTTACACATTGGGCTATGTCACTGGAAAGCTTTCAGATGCGTACAAAGATGCCGGTAGAAGGCTGCAGGGAACACGGGACATAATTCAGAACGTAGGAGTAGATGAAATGAAGGATGTGCTCTCTCAGTATGTGACCATGATGTCCAAAGACCTTCCTCTGATTAATCGGATGCAGCTCAAACCAAAGCCTGAACCTTGCATCCCCTCAGAAACCAAAGCCACTTTGGTTGATCCAGCAGATCACACCCGTAGTCCTTCTCTGAGTTCTGTCATGCCTACAATCCCAGGTGTCTCAGGATGGCCAGAAGGCTCTGTGTCATCTCTCAAAAACACCTCTCCTGAAGTGTTTTATCAAAGACTGGTCCAGCTTCCACCAGCCTTGTCCCACCTACAGTCACTTCCATCTGAGAAGATTTTAGAAAAGTTGGAATATCTGGCTCCTGGAATGGAAATCAAGAAGCTTTTGAGTATCTTCTGGATCAAAACTGCCAACAAAAAGCAGCCCAATTCCAAGCCTGGGTGCTTGCTTTTGTCAGAACATGATCTTGTTGTGGTGTCGAGTGAAACAACATTAGATGACTCCTTatctgtttttcaccattttaacctGCAGGAAATCAAGAAAGTACAAATAAGCTTGGCAGGGCAGCATGCCCGCCTTAGCGGATGCACTGAAGACTCAGTTTTGGTGATCTATACCCACAGCAAAGAGCTCACCCAGGAGTTCTGCAAGGCTTTACTGAAGATCCTTTCACCTGAAAAGTTTTCTGAAGGGACAGAACATCACCCATTACTCTCTGCTGATCTCATGGCGCTCTCTTTGGATTGGACATCTAATGTTCCTGATATTGTCCTGGACAACGGCTTTCACATCACGTCTAGATTCAAGCGGGTCCTTGCAGATCTGCTCTACATCATCCATGGGAACATGGATGGTCCAGGCAAACCTTCTCTGGCAAACATCTGTCCTCTGCTCTACACCAGCGTCAAAATCATGAACTCTACCCATGTTCGTCAGGACACCATCTTTCAGTTCCTGTTGTCGGACACCCATATAGCCCTTCTCCGGGAGGATGGTGTCTTTCATCCAGCGCCACGGGGATCCAGTCTGGTCCCTTCCCAGCCCCAGTTTCAGGGCCTTGAACTCCGCAGGCGTTCAGACATCAAGTGCGTTCTTGTGAGGCAGAAGGACGACTGGCTGACCATAGAAATCTCATTCATGACTCTCAAACTACAAGCTCAAGAAATGATGATTTACACAAGGCAAGGTCCACCTGAAATGCCCTCAGTTGCTCATCAAGGGGGTCGATGTGATTCCTGGAAGTTATCGTTTGGTTGTACCTCAGAAGCTGTGATCTTGATAAATCACCTGTGTACCTAA